The Daucus carota subsp. sativus chromosome 9, DH1 v3.0, whole genome shotgun sequence genome window below encodes:
- the LOC108201071 gene encoding uncharacterized protein LOC108201071: MDDEDIPSSPNSVHYETLGIPKDASLNDICRAYKSLVMKWHPDKHSLDKLEAHDHFFKITEAYRVLSNKKREESAVPIINFNELKTPETSKTTAKSRKGALKNEREDFISSPMPSPGKGMRNSATSMEDIFSSLSRGPNGINICTPSSVTNPGTPGPGGGDHPSLSRTGTRSNSTPIIYSHSTVRRKPQPIERKLKCTLEELLRGCEKKIKITRDVISGSGLIMQQEEILKIKVKPGWKKGTKITFEGKGDERPGTLPADIIFIIDEKSHPVFTRDGDDLELGVEVPLVEALTGCTISVPILGGENMTLSFDEILYPGYEKIIPGKGMPKPKTEATRGDLRLKFLVEFPTDLSDQQRSQVLRVLDECNYS, encoded by the exons ATGGACGACGAAGATATCCCGAGCTCCCCGAATTCTGTTCACTACGAGACCCTTGGGATTCCCAAAGACGCGTCGCTTAACGACATCTGCAGAGCATATAAATCCCTTGTTATGAAATGGCACCCTGACAAGCATTCGTTAGACAAGCTTGAAGCTCATGACCATTTCTTTAAGATCACCGAGGCCTACCGG GTTCTTAGTAACAAAAAGCGAGAAGAAAGTGCAGTAcctataataaattttaacgaGCTTAAAACACCAGAAACTTCAAAGACGACAGCAAAATCACGAAAAGGTGCACTTAAAAATGAGCGTGAGGACTTCATCAGCAGCCCGATGCCAAGTCCTGGAAAAGGCATGAGAAACTCTGCAACATCGATGGAAGATATCTTTTCCTCTCTGTCGAGAGGCCCGAATGGTATCAACATTTGCACACCATCAAGTGTAACTAATCCTGGCACTCCTGGCCCGGGAGGTGGAGATCACCCTAGTTTATCAAGAACAGGCACAAGAAGTAATAGCACCCCTATCATTTATTCGCACTCTACAGTTCGGAGGAAGCCTCAGCCTATTGAGAGGAAACTCAAGTGCACACTGGAAGAATTGTTGCGCGGAtgtgaaaagaaaatcaagattacTAGAGATGTCATCTCGGGATCAGG GCTAATTATGCAACAAGAGGAGATACTGAAGATTAAAGTAAAACCAGGATGgaaaaaaggaacaaaaattaCGTTTGAAGGGAAGGGCGACGAGAGACCAGGCACTCTGCCAGCTGATATAATTTTCATCATCGACGAAAAAAGTCATCCTGTATTTACACGAGACGGCGATGACTTGGAGCTCGGAGTTGAGGTACCTTTGGTTGAAGCTCTTACAGGCTGCACCATCAGTGTCCCAATCTTAGGAGGTGAAAACATGACCTTGTCTTTCGACGAAATCTTGTACCCTGGTTATGAAAAAATCATTCCAGGAAAAGGCATGCCTAAACCCAAGACAGAAGCGACGAGAGGTGATCTTCGGCTCAAATTTCTTGTCGAGTTTCCAACAGATTTGAGCGACCAACAACGGTCTCAAGTTCTACGTGTTCTTGATGAATGTAACTACAGCTAG
- the LOC108201069 gene encoding COBRA-like protein 4: protein MTIMNQNFAQNYSHWNMVVLQPNLRSVTQVFSFDYIPLNQYGSINDSGVFYGVSLYNDMLLQSGPQGNVQSEMLLHKDPDMFTFRQGWTFPRKVSFNGDECVMPQPDDYPSLPNGAQPSSPATLLFIMLLSLLFSVLAL from the exons ATGACGATTATGAACCAAAACTTTGCTCAGAATTATAGTCATTGGAATATGGTGGTGTTACAGCCCAACCTGAGGAGTGTCACACAGGTTTTCAGCTTCGACTATATTCCCCTAAATCAATATGGAAGCATCa ATGATAGTGGTGTATTTTACGGCGTCAGCTTGTACAACGACATGTTACTCCAATCCGGTCCACAGGGTAATGTGCAGTCGGAAATGTTACTACACAAAGATCCAGACATGTTTACTTTCCGACAGGGGTGGACATTTCCAAGAAAAGTTTCTTTCAATGGTGATGAATGTGTAATGCCTCAGCCAGATGACTACCCAAGCCTTCCAAATGGTGCACAACCTAGTTCCCCTGCTACACTACTCTTTATAATGCTGCTGTCATTGCTTTTTAGTGTGCTTGCACTTTGA
- the LOC108200452 gene encoding putative pentatricopeptide repeat-containing protein At1g12700, mitochondrial, which yields MMMKFVISNSRFLPHSADSSHTCCLASFFVIAVSHFSAKPNPNIPFKPKPQFSYSSNPAHARLQHLLLEKSKVGFDKLDDALQVFDKMLLIKPLLPVINFAQLLAALVKMKEYSVAVSLFRKMRVESIPVEIFTITTIINCFCHLNRVDFAFSLLAGIIKHGFVPDVITYNTLIRGLISQDMLQEAQLFFQNLIRFQLIQPNVVTYTTIIHGICKRGNPSVAVKLFKIMEKKGCKPNTVTYNTLIDCLCKHRLVDQALGLLHQMTRKAISPDVITYNSLIQGLCDFNRWHDVKQLLKEMDVRNISQNVFTYNILIDAYCKEGMIEDAEDVIELMIQRGRYPDVVTYSSLMDGYCLRGEVDKALAVFESMKRKGILPDTLSYNILINGYCKKFKVDRAIDLFQQMPSEGLTPTIETYSTILQGFFHEGRHVEARKFFKEKMINQGVELDKVTCRILLHGLCQNSYVVEALSFFQILESRGLVPDIHVYNILIDGLSKNGHLENARRLFDNLPLNGLLPDVKTYTMLIQAYCHEGLFEEANELFRKMEANDCLPTDVTYNILIRGCLPNKKYYEAGVLLDEMRSHGFASDASTASAFLDLLEVQEQDPALLALRKKYSP from the coding sequence ATGATGATGAAATTTGTGATATCAAATTCTCGATTCCTACCACATTCTGCAGATTCATCTCATACTTGTTGTCTTGCATCCTTCTTTGTTATCGCAGTTTCTCACTTCTCCGCTAAACCTAACCCTAATATCCCCTTTAAACCCAAACCCCAATTCTCTTATTCCTCTAATCCAGCTCATGCTCGTCTTCAACATTTACTCCTTGAGAAGTCCAAGGTTGGTTTCGATAAACTCGATGATGCTCTccaagtgtttgataaaatgctcCTTATCAAACCTCTGCTTCCTGTTATCAACTTTGCTCAACTATTAGCTGCCCTTGTTAAAATGAAAGAGTACTCCGTAGCTGTCTCCCTTTTTAGAAAGATGCGTGTAGAAAGCATCCCTGTTGAGATATTTACCATTACAACTATCATCAACTGTTTTTGTCACTTGAATCGTGTCGATTTTGCCttttcattactggctggaatCATCAAGCACGGTTTTGTCCCTGATGTGATTACTTATAACACTCTCATCAGGGGCCTTATTTCCCAAGATATGCTTCAAGAGGCTCAGCTTTTTTTCCAGAACCTCATCAGATTTCAACTCATTCAACCCAATGTTGTTACCTATACAACTATCATTCACGGCATCTGCAAGAGAGGGAATCCTTCTGTGGCTGTTAAGTTGTTCAAAATTATGGAGAAGAAAGGTTGCAAGCCTAATACTGTGACTTACAACACACTTATTGACTGTTTGTGTAAGCATAGATTAGTTGATCAAGCATTGGGTCTTCTCCACCAAATGACAAGGAAAGCAATATCTCCGGATGTTATAACCTACAACTCATTAATTCAAGGGTTGTGTGACTTTAATCGATGGCATGATGTCAAACAATTGCTCAAGGAGATGGATGTTAGGAACATTTCTCAAAATGTTTTTACTTacaatatattgattgatgcgtattgcaaagaaggaatgattgAAGATGCAGAGGATGTGATAGAGTTGATGATTCAAAGAGGCCGTTATCCTGATGTAGTCACTTACAGCTCACTCATGGATGGATACTGCTTGCGAGGAGAGGTTGATAAAGCATTAGCAGTGTTTGAAAGCATGAAGAGAAAGGGAATATTGCCGGATACTCTTAGCTATAATATCCTCATCAACGGTTATTGTAAAAAGTTTAAAGTGGACAGAGCCATAGATCTTTTTCAACAAATGCCCTCTGAAGGTTTAACCCCAACTATTGAGACTTACAGCACTATATTGCAAGGTTTTTTTCATGAGGGTAGACATGTTGAAGCACGTAAATTTTTTAAGGAAAAGATGATTAACCAAGGTGTTGAGTTGGATAAAGTGACATGCCGTATCTTGTTGCATGGTCTTTGCCAGAATAGTTATGTTGTTGAAGCACTATCCTTTTTTCAAATACTGGAATCCAGGGGGTTAGTTCCTGATATACATGTTTACAATATTCTGATTGATGGACTAAGCAAAAATGGACATCTAGAGAATGCAAGAAGGCTTTTTGACAACCTTCCTTTGAATGGTTTGCTGCCTGACGTCAAGACATACACAATGCTGATCCAAGCATATTGTCATGAAGGGTTATTTGAGGAAGCGAATGAACTATTCAGGAAAATGGAAGCAAATGATTGCTTGCCTACTGATGTAACCTACAACATACTAATCCGAGGTTGTTTACCCAATAAGAAGTACTATGAAGCAGGTGTACTCCTGGATGAAATGCGTAGTCACGGCTTTGCATCAGATGCATCTACCGCATCTGCTTTCCTGGATTTACTTGAAGTGCAAGAACAGGATCCCGCTCTCCTTGCTTTGCGCAAGAAGTACTCGCCATAA
- the LOC108202043 gene encoding putative pentatricopeptide repeat-containing protein At1g12700, mitochondrial: MMVMMMKFLISNSRFLPHSAASLHTSFCFSAVSHFSTKPNPNISLKSKPQFPYSSNPAHARLQHLLLDKSKVGFDKLDDALRVFNKMLLMKPLLPVINFAQLLAALVKMKEYSVAVSLFRKMRVESIPVSVITINTVINCFCHLNRVDFAFSLLAGIIKHGFVPDVVTYNTLIRGLISQDMLQEAQLLFQNLIRFQLIQPNVVTYNTIIDGICKRGNPSVAVKLFKIMEKKGCKPNTVTYTTIIDCLCKHRLVDQALGLLHQMTKKGVSPNVITYSSLIQGLCDVNRWHDIRQLRKEMDDRNISPNLYTFNILVDAYGKEGLIEDAEDVIKLMIQRGVYPDVVTYSSLMDGYCLRGEVDKALAVFESMKRKGILPNNFSYNILINGYCKKWKVDRAVDLFQQMPDDGLTPTTETYNTILQGFFHVGRHVEARKFFMEKIINQGVELNEVTCRILLHGLCQNSYVVEALSFFQILESKGLVPDIHVYTILIDGLSKIGHLEKARSLFDNLPLKGLRPDVKTYTMMIQAYSHEGLFEEANDLFWVMEANDCSPDNVTYNTLMHGYLHSKKYYEAGVLLDEMRTRGFKADASTASALLDLLEVQEQDPALLALRKKYLP; the protein is encoded by the coding sequence atgatggtgatgatgatgaAATTTTTGATATCAAATTCTCGATTCCTACCACATTCTGCTGCTTCACTTCATACATCCTTTTGTTTTTCTGCAGTTTCTCACTTCTCCACTAAACCAAACCCTAATATTTCCCTTAAATCCAAACCCCAATTCCCTTATTCTTCTAATCCAGCTCATGCTCGTCTTCAACATTTACTCCTTGACAAGTCCAAGGTTGGTTTCGATAAACTCGATGATGCTCTTCGAGTGTTTAATAAAATGCTCCTTATGAAACCTCTGCTTCCTGTTATCAACTTCGCTCAACTACTAGCTGCCCTTGTTAAAATGAAAGAGTACTCTGTAGCTGTCTCCCTTTTTAGGAAGATGCGTGTAGAAAGCATCCCTGTTAGTGTAATTACCATTAATACTGTCATTAACTGTTTCTGTCACTTGAATCGTGTCGATTTTGCCTTTTCACTATTGGCTGGAATCATCAAGCACGGTTTTGTCCCTGATGTGGTTACTTATAACACTCTCATCAGGGGCCTTATTTCCCAAGATATGCTTCAAGAGGCTCAGCTTTTGTTCCAGAACCTCATCAGATTTCAACTTATTCAACCCAATGTTGTAACCTATAACACAATCATCGACGGCATCTGCAAGAGAGGGAATCCTTCGGTGGCTGTTAAGTTGTTCAAAATTATGGAGAAGAAAGGTTGCAAGCCTAATACTGTAACTTACACAACAATTATTGACTGTTTGTGTAAGCATAGATTAGTTGATCAAGCATTGGGTCTTCTCCACCAAATGACAAAGAAAGGCGTATCCCCAAATGTTATAACCTACAGCTCATTAATTCAAGGGTTGTGTGACGTTAATCGATGGCATGATATCCGTCAATTGCGTAAGGAGATGGATGATAGGAACATCTCTCCAAATCTTTATACTTTCAACATATTGGTTGATGCATATGGCAAAGAAGGACTGATTGAAGATGCAGAGGATGTGATAAAGTTGATGATTCAAAGAGGAGTATATCCTGATGTAGTCACTTACAGTTCACTCATGGATGGATACTGCTTGCGGGGAGAGGTTGATAAAGCTCTAGCAGTGTTCGAAAGCATGAAGAGAAAGGGAATATTGCCTAATAATTTTAGCTATAATATCCTCATCAACGGTTATTGTAAAAAGTGGAAAGTGGACAGAGCCGTAGATCTTTTTCAACAAATGCCCGATGATGGTTTAACCCCAACTACTGAGACTTACAATACTATACTGCAAGGTTTTTTTCATGTGGGTAGACATGTTGAAGCACGGAaattttttatggaaaagataATTAACCAAGGTGTTGAGTTGAATGAAGTGACATGCCGTATTTTGTTGCATGGTCTTTGCCAGAATAGTTATGTTGTTGAAGCACTATCCTTTTTTCAAATACTGGAATCCAAGGGGTTAGTTCCTGATATACATGTTTACACTATTCTGATTGATGGACTAAGCAAAATTGGACATCTTGAGAAAGCAAGAAGCCTTTTTGACAACCTGCCTTTGAAAGGTTTGCGGCCTGACGTCAAGACATACACAATGATGATCCAAGCATATTCTCATGAAGGGTTATTTGAGGAAGCAAATGACCTCTTCTGGGTAATGGAAGCAAATGATTGCTCGCCGGATAATGTGACCTACAATACACTTATGCATGGTTATTTACACAGTAAGAAGTACTATGAAGCAGGTGTACTCCTGGATGAAATGCGTACTCGCGGCTTTAAAGCAGATGCATCTACCGCGTCTGCTTTACTGGATTTACTTGAAGTGCAAGAACAGGATCCCGCTCTCCTTGCTTTGCGCAAGAAGTACTTGCCGTAG
- the LOC108200960 gene encoding pentatricopeptide repeat-containing protein At1g62930, chloroplastic-like, protein MLLMKPLPTVIDFNQLLAALVKMKHYSVAVSLFRDMCVRSIPLDIFTFNTAINCFCYLNRVDFASSLLAGIIKHGFVPDVVTYTTLIRGLISQDMPHEAQLLFQNLIRFQLFKPNVVTYNTIIHGICKRGNPSVAVKLFKIIEKKGCRPDTVTYNTIIDCLCKHRLVDQALGLLHQMTRKDISPDVITYNSLIQGLCDINRWHDVKQLLKEMDVRNISRDVFTYNILVDAYGKEGMIEDVEDVIELMIQRGEYPGLVTYNSLMDGYCLRREVDKSLAVFESMKRKGILPDTLSYNILINGYCKKFKVDRAIDLFQQMPDDGLTPTTETYNTILQGFFHVGRHVEARKFFKEKMINQGVELDKVTCSILLHGLCQNSYVVEALSFFQILESRGLVPDIHVYNILIDGLSKNGHLENARSLFDNLPLKGLRPNVKTFTMMIQAYSHEGLFEEANDLFWEMEANDCLPDNVTYNTLMHGYLHSKKYYEAGVLLDEMRTRGFKADASTASALLDLLEVQEQDPALLALRKKYLP, encoded by the coding sequence ATGCTCCTTATGAAACCTCTGCCTACTGTTATCGACTTCAATCAACTGTTAGCCGCCCTCGTTAAAATGAAACACTACTCCGTAGCTGTCTCCCTATTCAGGGATATGTGTGTTCGAAGCATCCCCCTTGATATATTTACCTTCAACACTGCCATTAACTGTTTCTGTTACTTGAATCGTGTCGATTTTgcatcttcattattggctggaatCATCAAGCACGGTTTTGTCCCTGATGTGGTTACTTATACCACACTCATCAGGGGCCTTATTTCCCAAGATATGCCTCATGAGGCTCAGCTTTTGTTCCAGAACCTCATCAGATTTCAACTTTTTAAACCCAATGTTGTTACCTATAACACAATCATTCACGGCATCTGCAAGAGAGGAAATCCTTCTGTGGCTGTCaagttgttcaaaattatagaGAAGAAAGGTTGCAGGCCTGATACGGTAACTTACAACACAATTATTGACTGTTTGTGTAAGCATAGATTAGTTGATCAAGCATTGGGTCTTCTCCACCAAATGACAAGGAAAGACATATCTCCAGATGTTATAACCTACAACTCATTAATTCAAGGGTTGTGTGACATTAATCGATGGCATGATGTTAAACAATTGCTCAAGGAGATGGATGTTAGGAACATTTCTCGAGATGTTTTTACTTACAATATATTGGTTGATGCATATGgcaaagaaggaatgattgAAGATGTAGAGGATGTGATAGAGTTGATGATTCAAAGAGGAGAATATCCTGGTTTAGTTACTTACAATTCACTCATGGATGGATACTGCTTGCGGCGAGAGGTTGATAAATCATTAGCAGTGTTCGAAAGCATGAAGAGAAAGGGAATATTGCCTGATACTCTTAGCTATAATATCCTCATCAACGGTTATTGTAAGAAGTTTAAAGTGGACAGAGCCATAGATCTTTTTCAACAAATGCCCGATGATGGTTTAACCCCAACTACTGAGACTTACAATACTATACTGCAAGGTTTTTTTCATGTGGGTAGACATGTTGAAGCCCGGAAATTTTTTAAGGAAAAGATGATTAACCAAGgtgttgaattggataaagtcACATGCTCTATCTTGTTGCATGGTCTTTGCCAGAATAGTTATGTTGTTGAAGCACTATCCTTTTTTCAAATACTGGAATCGAGGGGGTTAGTTCCTGATATACATGTTTACAATATTCTGATTGATGGACTAAGCAAAAATGGACATCTAGAGAATGCAAGAAGCCTTTTTGACAACCTTCCTTTGAAAGGTTTGCGGCCTAATGTCAAGACATTCACAATGATGATCCAAGCATATTCTCATGAAGGGTTATTTGAGGAAGCAAATGACCTCTTCTGGGAAATGGAAGCAAATGATTGCTTGCCGGATAATGTGACCTACAATACACTTATGCATGGTTATTTACACAGTAAGAAGTACTATGAAGCAGGTGTACTCCTGGATGAAATGCGTACTCGCGGCTTTAAAGCAGATGCATCTACCGCGTCTGCTTTACTGGATTTACTTGAAGTGCAAGAACAGGATCCCGCTCTCCTTGCTTTGCGCAAGAAGTACTTGCCGTAG
- the LOC108201070 gene encoding uncharacterized protein LOC108201070, with product MWDVEDGDVWLLDRFNSEPDDVLIKIAVVLWGIWFARNKRIFENTNLTPAMAMNWSKIQVEEWRQANKKLQVDTDPLSSSARADIKWKPPSHGVFKVNVDAAVTEGRDFFAVGMVLRNNQGQFLAGRVMRFAGHVPVVEAEMVGVIEAISWANQLQIPSVIVETDSQLCANAIKGENSNNNLLEIGNLIQQCKALIRSSSRVLVDFVRKQANRVAHQIAKIPCMLNGFSDFTSPPSCLLETIMSDFSLIN from the coding sequence ATGTGGGATGTTGAAGATGGTGATGTATGGCTACTCGATAGATTCAACTCTGAGCCAGATGATGTGCTGATAAAAATTGCAGTTGTGTTATGGGGCATATGGTTCGCAAGAAACAAAAGAATTTTTGAAAACACAAACCTCACACCAGCTATGGCTATGAACTGGAGTAAGATACAAGTAGAGGAATGGAGACAGGCGAACAAAAAGCTTCAAGTTGACACAGATCCTTTGTCATCTTCAGCGAGAGCAGATATAAAGTGGAAGCCTCCTAGTCATGGTGTTTTTAAAGTGAATGTCGATGCAGCAGTGACGGAAGGGCGGGATTTTTTTGCAGTTGGCATGGTGCTTCGCAACAATCAGGGTCAGTTCTTGGCAGGAAGGGTCATGAGATTTGCAGGTCATGTTCCAGTAGTGGAGGCAGAGATGGTAGGTGTTATCGAAGCTATATCCTGGGCAAACCAACTTCAAATTCCTTCGGTGATTGTTGAAACTGATTCTCAGCTCTGTGCTAATGCAATAAAAGGAGAGAACAGCAATAACAATCTTCTCGAGATTGGAAACTTGATTCAACAATGTAAGGCTTTGATCAGGAGTAGCAGTAGGGTGTTAGTAGATTTTGTAAGAAAGCAAGCTAACAGGGTGGCACATCAAATTGCCAAGATTCCTTGTATGCTTAATGGCTTCTCGGATTTCACGTCTCCTCCATCATGTTTGTTGGAGACAATTATGTCGGATTTTTCATTGATTAATTGA
- the LOC108200238 gene encoding E3 ubiquitin-protein ligase MBR2 — translation MDRFYGKRAVGGLCVPKNASLVSRDADNRNGDAQFCNRLGCSGRLKYTKAPQIGSPRIPKPLRPSTRSTSAKESRGSISSTSSVVNIAKIRYPDSRRKLRSEVEKETSDSSRSQNEIEIQELTDSQRTKGRGFQSEPRESESGIVPSVKVRSSNVVSKARNPNSFYKRPGLTNQDALPSSSSSPSGSNDQGPSGSTNASRQGLRSLRTSISAALRPGSSLSESNISKKKDIVKKRSPEREASSSSGGKNKTSEQPSDGGHISNPTNGFTFPDHRRNRNLPSRRENGVTSAQSRRLPNSNTRTGHPSLVNRTILSSAEASVFRRQMPRSERNIFANANSLREEASSGGSSSYSHSSSGNYDDHVTTTPSADLGIARLVNRDGAQQYNMDNIAEVLLALERIEQQDEELTYEQLLALGTNYFFGGLGVYDQHRDMRLEIDNMSYEELLALEEKMGNVSTALSEDALLKSVTMSTYQPVCSDEEEAASSVKGEDTKCSICQEEYVAGDEVGKIGCEHGYHMECIKQWLQLKNWCPICKASVEPRETS, via the exons ATGGATAGATTTTACGGAAAAAGAGCTGTTGGTGGACTCTGTGTTCCTAAGAATGCCAGCCTTGTTTCGAGAGATGCAGACAACAGAAATGGAGATGCTCAATTCTGCAATAGACTTGGATGTAGTGGCAGGCTTAAATATACTAAGGCCCCCCAAATTGGAAGCCCTAGGATACCCAAACCTTTGAGGCCATCTACGCGGTCGACAAGTGCTAAAGAATCTCGTGGAAGTATTTCTAGTACTTCCTCTGTTGTCAACATTGCAAAAATTAGATACCCAGATTCTCGCAGAAAATTGCGTTCAGAAGTAGAAAAAGAAACATCAGATAGTAGCAGGTCTCAAAATGAAATAGAAATTCAGGAGCTTACTGATTCACAAAGAACAAAAGGCAGAGGATTCCAATCAGAACCAAGAGAATCTGAGTCTGGGATTGTTCCATCTGTTAAAGTAAGGAGCTCTAATGTAGTATCAAAAGCTAGAAACCCGAATTCTTTCTATAAAAGACCTGGGCTGACCAATCAAGATGCTTTACCCAGCTCTTCTAGTTCTCCATCTGGGAGCAATGACCAAGGGCCAAGTGGCTCTACGAATGCTAGTCGTCAAGGATTGAGAAGCCTACGCACTTCCATATCAGCCGCACTCCGCCCAGGTAGTTCGTTGTCTGAATCAAACATTAGTAAAAAGAAGGATATTGTAAAGAAGAGAAGCCCTGAACGAGAAGCCAGCTCCTCTAGCGGAGGGAAGAACAAAACTAGTGAACAACCTTCTGATGGTGGACATATCTCTAATCCTACCAATGGCTTCACCTTTCCAGATCATAGAAGAAACAGAAATTTGCCTTCTAGAAGGGAAAATGGTGTGACATCAGCTCAGTCTCGTAGATTACCCAACAGTAATACTAGGACAGGGCACCCCAGTCTAGTTAATAGAACCATTTTGTCATCAGCTGAAGCCTCTGTTTTCAGGCGACAAATGCCACGGTCTGAAAGAAATATATTTGCTAATGCTAATTCATTGCGCGAAGAAGCTTCCTCAGGTGGGTCAAGTTCTTATAGTCATTCTAGCAGTGGCAATTATGATGACCATGTGACGACAACACCATCAGCTGATCTTGGCATTGCCCGTTTAGTGAACCGTGATGGCGCGCAACAATATAACATGGATAATATTGCTGAG GTATTATTAGCTCTAGAAAGGATTGAACAACAAGATGAAGAACTTACATATGag CAATTACTTGCTCTGGGAACAAATTATTTCTTTGGTGGTCTTGGCGTTTATGACCAGCACAGGGACATGAGGCTGGAAATTGATAATATGTCATATGAG GAATTATTAGCTCTAGAGGAGAAGATGGGTAATGTAAGCACTGCACTTTCGGAGGATGCTTTATTGAAAAGTGTGACAATGAGTACGTACCAGCCTGTATGTTCAGATGAAGAGGAAGCTGCAAGCAGCGTCAAGGGGGAAGATACAAAGTGCAGTATTTGTCAG GAGGAGTATGTTGCTGGAGACGAAGTCGGGAAGATTGGTTGTGAACATGGATATCATATGGAATGCATAAAACAGTGGTTGCAGTTAAAGAACTGGTGTCCCATATGCAAGGCTTCAGTAGAGCCACGAGAAACATCATAG